One Falsarthrobacter nasiphocae DNA segment encodes these proteins:
- a CDS encoding class I SAM-dependent RNA methyltransferase: MSLSPHRDAADDALPRVGDAVEVRVGRPANGGANVARLGASGAVVFVEGAVEGELVVARITRAKAGESFLKAVCERVLEPSPDRRAHPWPAADPSSGRVGGAELGHVEPAEQRRVKAVAANEALVRIGRFEEDDLREAGLLPDTAEAVPVPSGSEGGRTRVAFAVGRDGRLGMHPKGSRDVVGVEDMPLAVDLLRIPALFALNFSPLERVELATDGSRVLVLLVPEAARRAVRGPRGGRGRGQAPRAPRPVSDSRLREIAEAVAECARSSRSARAGDDVAVAAWWPTRSRLVPLIGEPVLWQEVRLEAGAARRYRVTGDGFWQIHEGADAVLAQAAVDLLAPRPGERLADLYAGAGLFTGSLLDAARAAGGDPATLLSVEASPGTSADAAATFADEACVDVRQSVVERALDGVRLDAAVLDPSRSGAGAEAIDAIARTGAERLVYVSCDAGSFARDARLLAEHGYRMTRRGLWDIYPDTHHVETLARFERPRER; this comes from the coding sequence GTGAGTCTCTCTCCTCATCGGGACGCGGCCGACGACGCCCTGCCGCGGGTCGGTGACGCCGTGGAGGTGCGGGTCGGCCGCCCGGCCAACGGGGGCGCGAACGTGGCCCGCCTCGGCGCGAGCGGGGCCGTCGTCTTCGTGGAGGGCGCCGTCGAGGGGGAGCTCGTCGTGGCCCGGATCACGCGGGCCAAGGCGGGGGAGTCCTTCCTCAAGGCCGTGTGCGAGCGCGTCCTGGAGCCGAGCCCTGACCGCCGCGCCCACCCCTGGCCCGCCGCGGACCCGTCCTCGGGGCGCGTCGGCGGGGCTGAGCTCGGCCATGTCGAGCCCGCCGAGCAGCGGCGCGTCAAGGCGGTGGCGGCCAACGAGGCTCTGGTGCGCATCGGCCGGTTCGAGGAGGACGACCTCCGCGAGGCCGGCCTCCTTCCTGACACCGCCGAGGCCGTCCCCGTCCCGAGCGGCTCGGAGGGCGGGCGCACGCGCGTCGCCTTCGCGGTGGGTCGCGACGGCCGCCTCGGAATGCACCCCAAGGGCTCCCGGGACGTTGTGGGCGTCGAGGACATGCCCCTCGCCGTCGACCTCCTGCGCATCCCAGCCCTCTTCGCCCTGAACTTCTCCCCGTTGGAGCGAGTGGAGCTCGCGACTGACGGCTCGCGCGTCCTCGTCCTCCTCGTCCCGGAGGCGGCGCGGCGTGCGGTTCGGGGCCCGCGCGGCGGCCGGGGCCGGGGTCAGGCGCCTCGCGCTCCGCGGCCAGTCTCCGACTCGCGGCTGCGGGAGATCGCGGAGGCCGTCGCCGAGTGCGCCCGGTCCTCGCGCTCGGCTCGCGCGGGCGACGACGTGGCCGTGGCGGCGTGGTGGCCCACGCGCTCGCGCCTCGTGCCCCTCATCGGGGAGCCCGTCCTCTGGCAGGAGGTCCGCCTGGAGGCGGGCGCCGCCCGACGCTACCGCGTCACCGGGGACGGGTTCTGGCAGATCCACGAGGGGGCGGATGCCGTCCTCGCCCAGGCCGCGGTTGACCTCCTCGCCCCCCGCCCGGGGGAGCGCCTGGCCGACCTCTACGCGGGAGCGGGCCTCTTTACGGGATCGCTCCTCGACGCCGCGCGGGCCGCCGGGGGAGACCCGGCCACGCTCCTCTCGGTGGAGGCCTCGCCCGGAACGAGCGCCGACGCCGCGGCCACGTTCGCGGACGAGGCGTGCGTCGACGTGCGCCAGAGCGTCGTCGAACGCGCCCTGGACGGGGTGAGGCTCGACGCGGCCGTCCTCGATCCCTCCCGCTCAGGAGCGGGAGCGGAGGCGATTGACGCGATCGCGCGGACAGGGGCGGAGCGCCTTGTCTACGTCTCGTGCGACGCGGGCTCGTTCGCGCGCGACGCTCGCCTGCTCGCGGAGCACGGATACCGTATGACGCGTCGGGGCCTGTGGGATATCTACCCAGACACGCACCACGTCGAAACCCTGGCTCGCTTCGAGAGGCCGCGCGAGCGCTAG
- a CDS encoding DUF3159 domain-containing protein, producing the protein MASDASRLARAMAARGENGRLSPLESIGGVRGIAESVLPGLVFTLVFTVTKNLTVSAVAALAVGAAFAAARLLQRQTLVQALSGLVGIAICALAASRSGAAEGFFLPGLIINAVYGLGVLVSMAVRWPAAGLFFGFLRGEGLEWRSSRERVRAYTIGSIPLVALFAVRLAVKVPLYVTHRVTELGIVNAILGVPAFAMALWLAWMLSRPRAADGVDVPSGASGAAPSGDRA; encoded by the coding sequence GTGGCCAGCGACGCGTCGCGCCTGGCCCGGGCCATGGCCGCCAGGGGCGAGAACGGGCGCCTCTCGCCGCTTGAGAGCATCGGCGGGGTCCGGGGCATCGCCGAGTCCGTCCTGCCGGGACTCGTGTTCACTCTCGTCTTCACGGTCACGAAGAACCTCACGGTGTCGGCGGTCGCGGCTCTGGCCGTCGGCGCCGCGTTCGCCGCGGCCCGCCTCCTCCAGCGGCAGACGCTGGTCCAGGCGCTCTCTGGCCTGGTCGGCATTGCCATCTGCGCACTGGCGGCGTCGCGGAGCGGGGCCGCAGAGGGGTTCTTCCTCCCCGGTCTCATCATCAACGCGGTCTACGGCCTGGGTGTTCTCGTGTCCATGGCGGTGCGCTGGCCCGCTGCCGGCCTCTTCTTCGGCTTCCTGCGTGGTGAGGGGCTTGAGTGGCGGTCCAGCCGGGAGCGCGTTCGCGCGTACACGATCGGTTCCATCCCCCTGGTGGCTCTCTTCGCCGTCCGCCTGGCGGTGAAGGTGCCGCTCTACGTGACGCACCGCGTCACGGAGCTTGGGATCGTCAATGCGATTCTCGGCGTTCCCGCGTTCGCCATGGCCCTCTGGCTCGCGTGGATGCTCTCGCGCCCGCGGGCCGCGGACGGCGTGGATGTCCCTTCCGGCGCCTCCGGGGCCGCCCCGAGCGGTGACCGCGCGTGA
- a CDS encoding DUF3710 domain-containing protein, translating to MALFGQRKKKTTTEAGATVDAAPTSGPTSAPTEQASPEWDRSGGPFDAAEKTASEGYLDFGGFQVLAPEGSHVRLDVDQAADTIVAATIDIGASSLQIQAFAAPKSSGLWDEIRGQIQESVAGQGGSSEVIEGDFGVELFVKLPVTSQDGSLGYRSARFLGVDGPRWFVRGVLGGPAATDEREAAPLVDVFRSIIVVRGDAAMPPKELLTLRVPEGAQTV from the coding sequence ATGGCGCTTTTCGGCCAACGCAAGAAGAAGACGACGACGGAGGCTGGCGCCACCGTTGACGCCGCCCCCACGTCGGGCCCGACGTCGGCCCCCACGGAGCAGGCTAGCCCCGAGTGGGACCGCTCCGGCGGCCCGTTCGACGCCGCAGAGAAGACCGCCTCCGAGGGGTACCTCGACTTCGGCGGGTTCCAGGTGCTCGCGCCGGAGGGCTCGCATGTGCGCCTCGACGTGGACCAGGCGGCAGACACGATTGTCGCCGCGACGATCGACATCGGCGCCTCGAGTCTGCAGATTCAGGCGTTCGCCGCGCCCAAGTCGTCTGGTCTGTGGGACGAGATCCGGGGCCAGATCCAGGAGTCGGTCGCGGGCCAGGGCGGCTCGTCCGAGGTCATCGAGGGCGACTTCGGGGTGGAGCTGTTCGTCAAGCTTCCGGTGACGTCGCAGGACGGCTCGCTGGGGTACCGCTCGGCGCGCTTCCTGGGCGTGGACGGTCCGCGGTGGTTCGTCCGCGGTGTCCTGGGCGGCCCTGCGGCCACGGACGAGCGCGAGGCGGCGCCTCTCGTGGACGTCTTCCGCAGCATCATTGTGGTCCGTGGTGACGCGGCGATGCCCCCGAAGGAATTGCTGACCCTGAGGGTGCCCGAGGGCGCCCAGACGGTCTGA
- the dut gene encoding dUTP diphosphatase, with protein MVEQRVAPESAAHPRVEVALAPGASLPAYAHPGDAGADLASAEDVVLEPGRRALVGTGVSVAIPDGYVGLVHPRSGLAHRAGLSIVNAPGTVDAGYRGEIKVNLINLDPDTPIEIHRGDRIAQLLIQPVSRAAFVAVESLDASARGAAGFGSTGGFSHGSASGQEG; from the coding sequence GTGGTTGAACAACGAGTTGCCCCTGAGTCCGCCGCTCATCCGCGCGTCGAGGTCGCCCTCGCGCCAGGAGCGAGCCTGCCCGCCTACGCGCACCCCGGGGACGCGGGCGCGGATCTGGCCAGTGCCGAGGACGTGGTCCTCGAGCCGGGCCGCCGGGCCCTGGTGGGGACCGGCGTGAGCGTGGCCATCCCGGACGGCTACGTGGGCCTCGTCCATCCCCGGTCGGGCCTCGCCCACCGCGCGGGCCTGTCGATCGTCAACGCGCCTGGCACCGTGGACGCTGGGTATCGCGGCGAGATCAAGGTCAACCTCATCAATCTCGATCCGGACACCCCCATTGAGATCCATCGCGGGGACCGGATCGCTCAGCTGCTCATTCAGCCCGTCTCGCGTGCCGCGTTTGTCGCGGTGGAGTCCCTGGACGCCTCCGCGCGCGGCGCCGCGGGCTTCGGCTCGACGGGCGGGTTCTCGCACGGTTCCGCTTCGGGCCAGGAAGGTTAG
- a CDS encoding DUF3093 domain-containing protein → MTTPSRPRVLFAEKLRPSWWIWTFCAVFASAWILVFQPVSLGLGVVVGAAIFAALGIILIVTTPEVVVTESRVRAGRASIEPRHLARPEALGPEAATKARGTEFNALSYQCLRGWIQPLVRVQVVDPQDPTPSWLISSRRPNELAAALEQAAAADSEAAGGPAGR, encoded by the coding sequence ATGACGACTCCTTCGCGCCCCCGTGTCCTGTTCGCCGAGAAGCTCCGGCCGTCCTGGTGGATCTGGACGTTCTGCGCCGTCTTCGCGTCCGCCTGGATCCTCGTGTTCCAGCCAGTGAGCCTGGGCCTGGGCGTCGTGGTGGGCGCGGCGATCTTCGCGGCCCTTGGCATCATTCTGATCGTCACGACGCCCGAGGTCGTTGTGACCGAGAGCCGTGTCCGAGCCGGCAGGGCCAGCATTGAGCCCCGGCACCTCGCCCGGCCCGAGGCGCTCGGCCCGGAGGCCGCGACCAAGGCGCGCGGCACCGAGTTCAACGCCCTGTCCTACCAGTGCCTGCGCGGGTGGATCCAGCCGCTCGTGCGCGTGCAGGTCGTCGACCCGCAGGACCCGACCCCGTCCTGGCTCATCTCGAGCCGGCGGCCAAACGAACTCGCCGCCGCCCTTGAACAGGCGGCGGCGGCAGACTCGGAGGCTGCGGGCGGTCCCGCAGGTCGCTGA
- a CDS encoding DUF4193 domain-containing protein, whose protein sequence is MATDYDAPRKNDDDMSEDSIEELKARRSEGQSSIVDEDEAEAAEGFELPGADLSGEELMVRVLPPQNDEFTCNTCFLVRHRSQLVVSQDGTQTCKDCEAA, encoded by the coding sequence ATGGCAACTGACTACGACGCCCCGCGCAAGAACGACGACGACATGAGCGAGGACTCGATCGAGGAGCTGAAGGCTCGTCGGTCGGAGGGGCAGTCTTCGATCGTTGACGAGGACGAGGCCGAGGCGGCCGAGGGATTCGAACTCCCGGGGGCCGACCTCTCCGGCGAGGAGCTCATGGTCCGCGTTCTGCCCCCGCAGAACGACGAGTTCACGTGCAACACGTGCTTCCTCGTCCGCCACCGCTCGCAGCTCGTGGTGAGCCAGGACGGCACGCAGACCTGCAAGGACTGCGAAGCCGCATAG
- the sepH gene encoding septation protein SepH: protein MNSLRFVSISDDGAHLIVSNDAGERFSVPVTDELRGALARRRAAATTREPTRLSPREIQSRIRLGATSEEVAAETGLPLERIESYAAPVRAERDHAAALARGTEVSDRTLTRDAVRAVFGEQPVTIENMVEHRASVSGIEPASIEWDAWRRADGQWDVVARFEVTDTTPLEGTDLVDAEPEARWVFNALRKSVHNVNRWAQFLSELEPLDAAHGRRLAPVPAHAEDADDAPAAAGTEDENGELLDMLSQRRGTRLGTDEEADDRLAQIISDRRRAAEEQAPVTAEDEADEDDLSARRKPKKSLKDRRSRVPSWDQIYFGAKPDNES, encoded by the coding sequence ATGAACAGCCTTCGTTTCGTCTCCATCAGTGACGACGGGGCCCATCTCATTGTCTCCAACGATGCGGGCGAGCGCTTTTCCGTCCCCGTCACGGACGAGCTCCGCGGGGCTCTGGCCCGCAGGCGCGCAGCGGCCACGACGCGCGAGCCCACCCGTCTGAGCCCCCGCGAGATCCAGTCCCGCATCCGCCTCGGGGCGACCTCCGAGGAGGTCGCCGCAGAGACCGGCCTTCCGCTGGAGCGGATTGAGTCCTACGCAGCCCCCGTCCGCGCCGAGCGTGACCACGCCGCGGCCCTGGCGCGCGGGACCGAGGTCTCTGACCGCACGCTGACGCGCGACGCCGTCCGCGCCGTCTTCGGCGAGCAGCCCGTGACCATCGAGAACATGGTCGAGCACCGCGCCTCCGTCAGCGGCATCGAGCCGGCGTCCATCGAGTGGGACGCCTGGCGCCGGGCGGACGGCCAGTGGGACGTCGTTGCCCGCTTCGAGGTCACGGACACCACGCCCCTCGAGGGCACGGACCTTGTGGACGCCGAGCCCGAGGCGCGCTGGGTCTTCAACGCCCTCCGCAAGAGCGTGCACAACGTCAACCGCTGGGCCCAGTTCCTCTCCGAGCTGGAGCCGCTGGACGCGGCCCACGGCCGTCGCCTCGCCCCCGTTCCCGCCCACGCTGAGGATGCCGACGACGCGCCTGCCGCCGCGGGGACCGAGGACGAGAACGGCGAGCTCCTCGACATGCTGAGCCAGCGCCGCGGCACCCGCCTGGGCACGGACGAGGAGGCGGACGACCGCCTCGCGCAGATCATCTCTGACCGCCGCCGCGCCGCCGAGGAGCAGGCGCCGGTGACGGCAGAAGACGAGGCGGACGAGGACGACCTCTCCGCGCGCCGCAAGCCCAAGAAGTCCCTCAAGGACCGCCGCTCCCGCGTGCCGAGCTGGGATCAGATCTACTTCGGCGCCAAGCCGGACAACGAGTCCTAG
- a CDS encoding alkaline phosphatase family protein has protein sequence MTEPFPSPPKRASIADVLESAAASAGLEGAENRLGIARRRRVVVALVDGMGLSSLSAHAAHTPFLRSQADRRRPLASTFPSTTATALTSFGTGLRPGQHGITGYEMLAPEHPDGPRVVNQLGAWDARLDPREWQPHPSVFMRCDDDGLAAVTVSQDRFEGSGLTRAALGGGVFVAAKTSDERVAAAVKALREMKRGVVYVYWNEVDKAGHAHGVASDEYVAALEDVDFALKRLVAQAPEDTLVLVTADHGMIDVPAERRWDYSEHAALTRAFEFTAGEPRMVQLYWRAEVTEAEKAEALAAWAEYVGSLAWVVTRDEAIEAGWFGEVSPRVRPRIGDVLVAARAPLALYDGRRASAHAFEMVGQHGSVTGEEMGIPLFEIPAGGPRR, from the coding sequence ATGACCGAGCCCTTCCCGTCCCCGCCGAAGCGGGCGTCCATCGCAGACGTCCTCGAGTCCGCCGCGGCCTCCGCTGGCCTCGAGGGGGCCGAGAATCGGCTCGGGATCGCGAGGAGGCGGCGCGTCGTCGTCGCCCTCGTGGATGGCATGGGCCTGTCCTCGCTGTCCGCGCACGCGGCTCACACGCCGTTCCTGCGCTCTCAGGCGGACCGGCGCCGGCCTCTGGCCTCGACGTTCCCCTCGACGACGGCCACCGCACTGACCTCCTTCGGGACCGGGCTTCGGCCTGGCCAGCACGGCATCACTGGCTACGAGATGCTCGCCCCGGAGCACCCGGACGGGCCCCGGGTGGTCAATCAGCTCGGTGCGTGGGATGCGCGGCTGGACCCGCGTGAGTGGCAGCCGCACCCGTCCGTGTTCATGAGGTGCGACGACGACGGCCTGGCGGCGGTGACGGTCTCCCAGGACCGGTTTGAGGGATCTGGACTGACGAGAGCCGCCCTGGGGGGAGGCGTGTTCGTTGCGGCGAAGACCTCGGACGAGCGCGTCGCAGCTGCAGTGAAGGCCCTCCGCGAGATGAAGCGCGGTGTGGTCTATGTGTACTGGAATGAGGTCGACAAGGCCGGGCACGCCCACGGGGTCGCCTCGGACGAGTACGTCGCGGCGCTCGAGGACGTCGACTTCGCTCTCAAGCGGCTTGTGGCGCAGGCACCGGAGGACACGCTCGTGCTGGTCACGGCGGACCACGGGATGATCGACGTCCCCGCGGAGCGCCGGTGGGACTACAGCGAGCACGCGGCCCTCACGAGGGCTTTCGAGTTCACGGCGGGCGAGCCGCGCATGGTGCAGCTGTACTGGCGCGCCGAGGTGACGGAGGCCGAGAAGGCGGAGGCCCTGGCGGCGTGGGCCGAGTACGTCGGGTCCCTCGCGTGGGTGGTCACCCGGGATGAGGCCATCGAGGCGGGGTGGTTCGGCGAGGTGAGCCCGCGAGTAAGGCCGCGCATCGGGGATGTCCTTGTAGCGGCCCGTGCCCCGCTTGCGCTGTACGACGGGCGGCGGGCCAGTGCCCACGCGTTCGAGATGGTCGGGCAGCACGGCTCCGTCACGGGCGAGGAGATGGGCATCCCGCTCTTCGAGATCCCTGCGGGCGGCCCGCGCCGCTGA
- a CDS encoding DUF5998 family protein gives MPRNSITSPDTADAARLRLERDVERAGFYPALVLDVVDDGLDGEPVIAHMVHQETHIDRRDVHRHVTVLVLGERTLQIVHIDDEDQDETGSRPIAQLTGESVHVADITAVIVGYAHGMPTHFARGDRMHEISVTIGWSGGLRVDVQPAGCPDPECDMDHGSMGTLNAEDIMLRVNEAADGREAVERARTFVRALRRARLAERSRAR, from the coding sequence ATGCCGAGGAACTCCATCACTTCGCCTGACACTGCTGACGCCGCCCGCCTTCGCCTCGAGCGGGACGTGGAGCGAGCCGGGTTCTACCCGGCGCTCGTCCTCGACGTCGTCGACGACGGGCTCGACGGCGAGCCGGTGATCGCACACATGGTCCACCAGGAGACCCACATCGACCGGCGGGATGTCCACCGGCACGTCACCGTGCTCGTCCTCGGCGAGCGGACCCTTCAGATCGTCCACATCGACGACGAGGACCAGGACGAGACCGGCAGCCGCCCCATCGCTCAGCTCACGGGGGAGTCGGTGCACGTCGCGGACATCACGGCCGTGATCGTCGGGTACGCGCACGGGATGCCGACCCACTTCGCGCGCGGCGACCGAATGCACGAGATCTCCGTGACCATCGGCTGGTCCGGCGGCCTGCGCGTGGACGTGCAGCCGGCCGGCTGCCCAGACCCCGAGTGCGACATGGACCACGGCAGCATGGGCACCCTCAACGCGGAGGACATCATGCTGCGCGTCAACGAGGCCGCGGACGGGCGTGAAGCGGTCGAGCGCGCCCGCACCTTCGTTCGCGCCCTGCGGCGTGCCCGCCTCGCTGAGCGGTCTCGCGCCCGATGA
- a CDS encoding bifunctional acetate--CoA ligase family protein/GNAT family N-acetyltransferase — translation MAKRSRTPDYPAHWEADVVLRDGSTARLRPIVPDDADALQRFHVGQSESSIYLRFFTYKARLSSKELARFTQVDYVDRVAFVMTRTERIVGIGRYDRLPEDPDSAEVAFNIADAFHGKGLGSILLEHLAAAACERGIERFTAEVLPENRQMLKVFIDAGYEVSRRFDDGVIAVEFDVAATPKSLEVMASREQRAESSSVAEILTPRSVAVIGASRTWGSLGQRVLESVLESGFTGPVYAVNPETLELGGRLSYTTVEEIPDPVDLALVVVPRSSLRSVVEQCGRKGVKSAVILTDSALGDDEAHRRTIAAIVKTARRYGMRIVGPASLGVLNTDPERPLNASVANSLPLAGPVALFAQSAAIGVMLYAEMGHRNVGISAFFSAGHRADLSGNDAMQYFESDPRSRAVGLFLESIGNPRKFARISRRLSASKPVVVAKSHVMGFRLQDGHTFGQTQAPPRAFEAMLRQSGIIRVTSNEELVRVMAFLATQPVPRGPRVGILTNSAPLGRVVADAAALAGLEVAESVSDVDFSRGLSRVLPALTRRLEELMSEVDAVIVALLPVVGLTTERLAEAIHAAGRATGVPVVASFAGIVDQGVRTEGVLPVSAPAPDAPEAGDDPDLALAPAQPGLPTYSSPASAVRVLSLASRYGAWRAEDRGEFVQVEDADPSRTQAALQAALTRGNGGDLSQLTPEETHEALAGYGLSVLPAVGFRTKDEAAAAAADIGYPVVIKPLDASLRHRLDLGSVVLNIETEAALRLAVDQIRSVLKRYLPEGEQPVLEVQAMADPGQACLVRAVEDPLLGPILSFALAGDSADLLDDWAFAATPMTDVDVHDLVRRPRASARLRRDPRLGPADIAALEDLVRRVAALKDAHPELARLEINPVLVHGTGATVLEATLWAANPSRRRDSARRALRDG, via the coding sequence ATGGCGAAGCGGAGCAGAACACCGGACTACCCGGCTCACTGGGAGGCGGACGTCGTCCTGCGGGACGGCAGCACGGCGCGGTTGCGGCCCATCGTCCCGGACGACGCGGACGCGCTGCAGCGCTTCCATGTCGGCCAGTCCGAGAGCTCGATCTACCTGCGCTTCTTCACGTACAAGGCGCGGCTGTCCAGCAAGGAGCTCGCGAGGTTCACGCAGGTGGACTACGTGGACCGGGTCGCGTTCGTCATGACGCGCACGGAGCGCATCGTCGGCATCGGCCGCTACGACCGCCTGCCCGAGGACCCGGACTCGGCTGAGGTCGCGTTCAACATCGCGGACGCCTTCCACGGCAAGGGCCTTGGCTCCATCCTCCTCGAGCACCTCGCCGCCGCGGCCTGCGAGCGGGGGATCGAGCGCTTCACCGCGGAGGTCCTCCCCGAGAACCGCCAGATGCTCAAGGTGTTCATCGACGCGGGCTACGAGGTCTCGCGGCGGTTCGACGACGGGGTCATCGCCGTCGAGTTCGACGTCGCAGCCACCCCCAAGTCCCTCGAGGTCATGGCTTCCCGCGAGCAGCGGGCGGAGTCCTCCTCCGTGGCAGAGATCCTCACGCCGCGCTCCGTGGCCGTCATCGGCGCGAGCCGCACGTGGGGGAGCCTCGGACAGCGAGTCCTCGAGAGCGTCCTGGAGTCGGGCTTCACCGGCCCCGTGTACGCCGTGAACCCGGAGACCCTGGAGCTGGGCGGGCGGCTGAGCTACACGACCGTCGAGGAGATCCCGGACCCGGTGGACCTGGCCCTCGTCGTCGTCCCCCGATCCTCCTTGCGCTCCGTGGTGGAACAGTGCGGTCGCAAGGGGGTCAAGAGCGCGGTCATCCTCACCGATTCAGCGTTGGGCGACGACGAGGCGCACCGCCGCACGATTGCCGCGATCGTCAAGACGGCCCGGCGCTACGGAATGCGCATCGTGGGGCCCGCGAGCCTCGGCGTGCTCAACACGGACCCGGAGCGGCCCCTCAACGCGTCCGTCGCCAACTCCCTCCCGCTCGCGGGCCCCGTGGCCCTGTTCGCCCAGTCGGCCGCCATCGGCGTCATGCTCTACGCAGAGATGGGGCACCGCAACGTCGGCATCTCCGCGTTCTTCTCCGCCGGCCACCGGGCGGACCTCTCCGGCAACGACGCCATGCAGTACTTCGAGTCAGACCCTCGCTCCCGGGCCGTCGGCCTCTTCCTCGAGTCCATCGGCAACCCGCGCAAGTTCGCCCGGATCTCGCGGCGGCTGTCCGCGAGCAAGCCCGTCGTCGTCGCCAAGAGCCACGTCATGGGGTTCCGGCTCCAGGACGGCCACACCTTCGGCCAGACGCAGGCGCCGCCGCGGGCCTTCGAGGCGATGCTCCGGCAGTCCGGCATCATCCGCGTCACGAGCAACGAGGAGCTCGTGCGCGTCATGGCCTTCCTCGCCACCCAGCCCGTTCCCCGCGGACCGCGCGTCGGCATCCTGACGAACTCCGCGCCGCTCGGTCGCGTGGTTGCGGACGCTGCGGCCCTCGCAGGCCTTGAGGTCGCCGAGTCAGTGAGCGACGTCGATTTCTCCCGCGGGCTCTCCCGGGTCCTGCCCGCGCTGACCCGGCGCCTCGAAGAGCTCATGTCCGAGGTGGACGCGGTCATCGTCGCGCTCCTGCCGGTCGTGGGGCTGACGACGGAGCGCCTCGCGGAGGCCATCCATGCGGCGGGGCGAGCCACGGGCGTGCCCGTCGTCGCCTCCTTTGCCGGCATTGTTGACCAGGGGGTGCGGACAGAGGGAGTCCTGCCGGTCTCCGCACCCGCGCCGGACGCGCCCGAGGCCGGGGACGACCCGGACCTTGCGCTCGCCCCCGCCCAGCCCGGCCTGCCCACCTACAGCTCACCCGCCTCCGCAGTGCGCGTCCTGTCCCTCGCGAGCCGGTACGGTGCGTGGCGGGCCGAGGACCGGGGCGAGTTCGTGCAGGTCGAGGACGCAGACCCCTCCCGCACCCAGGCCGCCCTCCAAGCGGCCCTCACGCGCGGCAACGGGGGAGACCTCTCCCAGCTGACCCCAGAGGAGACCCACGAGGCCCTCGCCGGCTACGGCCTCAGCGTGCTGCCCGCCGTAGGCTTCCGCACCAAGGACGAAGCCGCGGCCGCCGCCGCCGACATCGGCTACCCCGTAGTCATCAAGCCCCTCGACGCCTCCCTGCGGCACCGCCTGGATCTCGGGAGCGTGGTCCTCAACATCGAGACCGAGGCCGCGCTGCGCCTCGCCGTGGACCAGATCCGCAGCGTCCTCAAGCGATACCTCCCCGAGGGCGAGCAGCCCGTCCTTGAGGTTCAGGCCATGGCCGACCCGGGCCAGGCGTGCCTCGTCCGCGCGGTCGAGGACCCGCTGCTCGGCCCCATCCTGAGCTTCGCGCTCGCGGGGGACTCCGCAGATCTGCTCGACGACTGGGCGTTCGCTGCCACGCCGATGACCGACGTGGATGTCCACGACCTCGTGCGGCGCCCCCGCGCCTCGGCCCGGCTGCGGCGAGATCCCCGGCTCGGCCCTGCGGACATCGCCGCCCTCGAGGACCTCGTTCGGCGCGTGGCGGCCCTCAAGGACGCACACCCCGAGCTCGCCCGGCTCGAGATCAACCCCGTCCTCGTGCACGGGACAGGGGCGACCGTGCTCGAGGCGACCCTCTGGGCGGCGAATCCCTCCCGGAGGCGGGACAGCGCCCGCAGGGCCCTGCGCGACGGCTGA